In Reinekea thalattae, a genomic segment contains:
- a CDS encoding IMPACT family protein yields MAVTLAEPKFAEFEIKKSRFLGWVEPVSSVQAAKQRIADIRQQYPDARHVCTAFYVKGQTGLSDDGEPSGTAAKPMFNVLNHKGLVDVVAIVVRYFGGIKLGAGGLSRAYGNAISLALENAELLTVESQWQIALSFPFGLENQVRHVLGKAGLQLQQVAYHDQVSAELTVKQSQKNEVCELLQTVAPAGDQLSISVSALD; encoded by the coding sequence ATGGCAGTTACCTTAGCAGAGCCGAAGTTTGCCGAGTTTGAAATTAAAAAAAGCCGATTTTTAGGCTGGGTTGAACCGGTCTCATCGGTACAGGCTGCCAAGCAACGCATTGCCGATATTCGCCAGCAGTACCCCGATGCACGTCATGTTTGCACGGCCTTTTATGTTAAAGGTCAGACCGGATTGAGTGACGATGGCGAACCTTCGGGCACCGCCGCTAAACCGATGTTTAATGTTTTAAATCACAAAGGCTTGGTCGATGTTGTCGCCATTGTGGTGCGTTATTTTGGCGGTATTAAACTCGGTGCTGGCGGTTTAAGCCGCGCTTATGGTAATGCCATTAGTCTGGCCTTAGAAAACGCAGAACTGCTGACGGTCGAGTCGCAGTGGCAAATAGCGTTAAGTTTCCCCTTTGGTTTAGAAAACCAAGTACGGCACGTACTCGGTAAGGCCGGTTTACAGCTACAGCAAGTGGCTTATCACGATCAAGTTAGCGCAGAGCTGACGGTGAAACAGTCGCAAAAAAATGAAGTGTGTGAGCTGTTACAAACGGTAGCTCCAGCTGGAGATCAACTTTCGATCAGTGTCTCGGCACTCGACTGA